TCTGAACACAAAAGATCGCCATCGCTCCCTGAGGGCGGTGGCTTTTCTGTTTGCGAACCGGACGGCGTCGCCACCATTTGCTTCGAGCTGGGTGATCTGGGAAGCGCACAGATTGCAGCGTATTGATTTTTCTGAGTTGAATCTCGACCCCAACCAACATGCGATCCTGGAAGGAAAGAGCGACCTAAAAATGATCGCTCAGACGTTAAATTCAAAAAACACTATGTAGAAATGCATTTATAGGTATTGTGGTGTTATGAATTCGTTAACCAGAATAACACGAGGGATAGGCGTCGCCTTTAAGGATGGCAGGGTGAAGGGCCTGCTTGCCTTCACTACCGGTATGATCCTGTGGGCATCGGTGTTTTACCATTATGTCGAAGGTTGGAGCTGGCTGGATTCTATCTACTTTTCTGTTGTTACAATCTCCACGGTTGGGTTCGGTGACTTTTCTCCTGAAACCGCGGCGGGGAAGATTTTTACGATGGTGTATATCATTGTTGGCCTCGGTATCTTTGTGACCGCAGCGACCACTGTGGCGGATACGATCCTGTCGCAGGACGATGACAAAAATCAAAAATAAGCAGCGCCAAGTTTAGCCGGTTCTTCTCTGGCGTAGACCGCAATGCGCTTCATGAAATTAAATCGCGGCCGGGCTTCTTAAACTCTTCAACTTGCTAACGTCTTTTGCGGGTTAAAAAATATACATATTACGTTTTTTGAGTATAATGTACACAAAACAAGTTTTTGGAGGGATGGTATGGAAAAGACTCAAGATGCGAAGATTGTCGACCTCGCGATACGGTTGCTCTTTCTCGGATTGTTCCTCTACAGCGCTTTGGTCATGGTGGCCCCGCTTGCCAGTGTGGTCATCTGGGCCACGATCCTGTGCGTCGCGCTTTACCCTGTGTTTGATTGGCTGCAATCCAAGATGGGAGGGCGGAAAAAGCTTGCTGCGACAATCCTGGTTTTATTGGGCCTGGTGTTAACCCTAGGGCCGGTCGCAACGGCTGTATCCGGTGCCGCAGAACTTGGGTCAGATTTTGCCGAGCAGGCCGACAGAGGTGAGTTGAAAATCCCACCGGCACCAGAAGGCCTTAAGGAACTGCCGTTGGTCGGAAACAAAATTTCCGAAGTTTGGGGCATGTTTGAGCGCAATCTGGACGGCGCGTTGGCAAAATACGGTGCGCAAATCCTTGAGATCACCAAGTCGCTTTTTGGTAAGGTTCTGGGGATCGGTATCGGACTACTCGGTCTTGCTTTGTCCGTGTTGATCATGGGGGCCTTGTTCAGCCCCGGACCAACTCTGGTTCAAGGTTTGCAGCGTTTTGCGAACCGTGTTTTCGCTCCGCGTGGCGGCGAATTCATTACACTGGCCGGAGCAACAATCCGAAACGTGACCAAAGGCGTGATCGGCGTGGCGGCCATTCAGGCCGTCGTTGTTTGGATATTGCTGGTTCTCTTTGGGATTTCATCGGCTGCAACGTTGGCATTTATCTGCCTGATACTCTCGATCATTCAGATTGGGCCCGGTTTGGTTCTTTTGCCAGTTATCATCTACGCATGGAGTTCGATGTCCGGGGGTGCGGCTTTGATCTTCACAATATTGGCCATTCCCGTTGCCATAATGGACAGCTTCCTGAGACCAGTGTTCATCTCAAAGGGTCTTGAGACACCCATGCTGGTTATCCTG
The genomic region above belongs to Ruegeria sp. HKCCD4315 and contains:
- a CDS encoding potassium channel family protein, giving the protein MKGLLAFTTGMILWASVFYHYVEGWSWLDSIYFSVVTISTVGFGDFSPETAAGKIFTMVYIIVGLGIFVTAATTVADTILSQDDDKNQK
- a CDS encoding AI-2E family transporter: MEKTQDAKIVDLAIRLLFLGLFLYSALVMVAPLASVVIWATILCVALYPVFDWLQSKMGGRKKLAATILVLLGLVLTLGPVATAVSGAAELGSDFAEQADRGELKIPPAPEGLKELPLVGNKISEVWGMFERNLDGALAKYGAQILEITKSLFGKVLGIGIGLLGLALSVLIMGALFSPGPTLVQGLQRFANRVFAPRGGEFITLAGATIRNVTKGVIGVAAIQAVVVWILLVLFGISSAATLAFICLILSIIQIGPGLVLLPVIIYAWSSMSGGAALIFTILAIPVAIMDSFLRPVFISKGLETPMLVILIGVLGGMMAYGLIGIFMGPVLFAVFYELFKVWIDSPPATEGVADGEAK